A window of the Vigna angularis cultivar LongXiaoDou No.4 chromosome 3, ASM1680809v1, whole genome shotgun sequence genome harbors these coding sequences:
- the LOC108325998 gene encoding lysine-specific demethylase ELF6 isoform X2: protein MGSVEIPNWLKELPLAPEFRPTDTEFADPIAYISKIEKQASNFGICKIIPPLPKPSKKYVFSNLNRSLLKCPDLSPDNSSLGVCNSLKFGSGDGSSDGVSRAVFTTRHQELGQTQSVKKAKGTVQNPQSGVHKQVWQSGEVYTLEQFESKSKSFARSLLGSVKDVSPLVIESMFWKATLEKPIYVEYANDVPGSAFEESKGQFHYSHRRLRKRTYYKSRLDSSDCKQTVMGCGRDTQIDDTKGASVQSDADKCLRMTKSVDTVSTFSSNDDSQPFKEKSSDTGNDMQGTAGWKLSNSPWNLQVIARSSGSLTRFMPDDIPGVTSPMVYIGMLFSWFAWHVEDHELHSMNFLHTGSSKTWYAVPGDYAFAFEEVIRTEGYGGNIDHLAALKLLGEKTTLLSPEVIVASGIPCCRLTQNPGEFVVTFPRAYHVGFSHGFNCGEAANFGTPQWLSVAKEAAVRRAAMNYLPMLSHQQLLYLLTMSFISSVPRTLLPGVRSSRLRDRQKEEREFLVKQAFIEDMVQENKLLSILLGKEAAKRAVLWKAELLPDSSKGFQLPDLTSTTGTSVANMPNISSAKKSGHYLLDDEMSLYMDSLTNIDIGGDDLPYHFETDSGALACVGCGILGFPFMAVIQPTEKLTMELPDNHLIQVSSSDSTAGLHSSISRDLSFSELSSVKEMPDQSLNKCSKCWNTSSKFFRPRIFCLGHAVQIVDMLQSKGGANVLIICHSDYQKIKAHASEVAVEIHSAFDYNEVPLDTASPENLTLIDLAVDGEELDECEDWTSTLGINLRNWVHTRNNAPSKQVPWTLGTLFHDKCPASNILALNWQSRRFRSKRSSHLAQTKSSHSIERKKDDRLGGRINDSTADKKLIQYSRRKFKSKHTCFPVANMVCELQEKSQKVSATLSANHDSCVSKTLQAEDLRTECALPCASACTEMSSMHPEIQIAEMPISTKMIAAKSQPSNSIPDHVLMIEKLGAEIESQTMQESYVDRNNDLTLSHSKMHHNTNVSEICGKESQDCQYKKCSSTLSNAPDGNIEMIKKTEIAEAVIIDSHCNRLTLDDQGHQEYQSNYKSNNEEAAVSTASMVNQSTLASVDGNVESPNNNHISERISSPIFLEKANEEGIDSISEMDKEPRINESPISKHTPNEVCEVRRELYASVDLQSNGILDDEQQVTQGGKNSKREITHVSTEQCCPSSGQCQIESVKKINEDPVCSYAAKGENKSVTSIELGCSEVSVEACPSKDSCMQFIPDKEKEMTNQSVNRIDEELFSGSDTSTKDSFLSVQECSKIENEIYVTENINEIKADLSQYKRGLESCELATEVPRLNSENKKKRKVERTGNRSNSDNFIRSPCEGLRPRAGKFAAGKSGVEINQVDKENQVAKRARRSSEVLVLRKNKKDGVKKSHKCDLDGCRMSFKTKAELLLHKRNLCPHEGCGKKFSSHKYALLHQRVHDDERPLKCPWKGCSMSFKWAWARTEHIRVHTGEKPYHCKVEGCGLSFRYMLRWPAQKKEN from the exons atgGGTAGTGTTGAAATCCCCAATTGGCTGAAAGAGTTGCCACTGGCCCCGGAATTTCGCCCTACGGACACCGAATTTGCTGACCCAATTGCTTACATTTCAAAGATTGAGAAACAAGCTTCCAACTTCGGGATTTGTAAGATTATCCCACCATTGCCCAAACCTTCAAAAAAATATGTCTTTTCTAATTTGAATAGGTCACTCTTGAAGTGCCCGGATTTGAGTCCAGATAACAGTTCATTAGGTGTTTGTAACTCATTGAAATTCGGTTCTGGGGATGGTAGTAGTGATGGGGTGTCTCGAGCTGTGTTTACTACTAGGCATCAAGAACTAGGGCAGACTCAGAGTGTGAAAAAAGCCAAAGGAACGGTTCAGAATCCACAGTCAGGTGTTCATAAGCAAGTATGGCAAAGCGGGGAGGTTTATACTCTGGAACAGTTTGAGTCTAAATCGAAGTCTTTTGCAAGAAGCTTGCTAGGGTCAGTGAAGGATGTTTCTCCGCTGGTTATAGAGTCTATGTTTTGGAAGGCAACTTTAGAAAAGCCAATATATGTGGAGTATGCGAATGACGTGCCTGGGTCTGCTTTTGAAGAGTCAAAGGGTCAATTTCATTATAGTCATAGAAGGCTAAGAAAAAGGACTTATTATAAGAGTAGGCTAGATAGCTCTGATTGTAAACAAACTGTAATGGGTTGCGGAAGAGATACCCAAATTGATGACACTAAGGGTGCTTCTGTCCAAAGTGACGCTGACAAATGTTTACGGATGACCAAATCAGTTGATACTGTGTCAACATTTTCATCGAATGATGATTCACAACCTTTTAAAGAAAAGAGTTCAGATACCGGCAATGATATGCAAGGGACTGCTGGTTGGAAGCTTTCAAACAGTCCTTGGAACCTGCAAGTTATTGCACGATCGTCTGGCTCATTGACACGTTTTATGCCGGATGATATTCCTGGTGTGACTTCACCTATGGTATACATTGGTATGCTGTTCAGTTGGTTTGCTTGGCACGTAGAGGATCATGAGCTTCACAGCATGAATTTTCTTCACACTGGCTCATCAAAGACATGGTATGCTGTTCCTGGAGATTATGCGTTTGCTTTTGAGGAAGTCATACGCACTGAGGGTTATGGTGGTAATATTGATCATTTAG CCGCTTTGAAACTTTTGGGTGAAAAAACAACTCTTTTGTCACCTGAGGTAATTGTTGCATCTGGAATTCCTTGTTGCAG GTTGACACAGAACCCTGGTGAATTTGTTGTGACTTTTCCAAGAGCTTATCATGTAGGATTCAGCCATG GTTTTAACTGTGGGGAAGCTGCTAACTTTGGAACTCCACAATGGCTTAGTGTAGCCAAGGAGGCTGCAGTGCGCAGAGCTGCAATGAACTATCTTCCCATGCTTTCCCATCAGCAACTGCTTTACTTACTGACCATGTCTTTTATTTCAAG CGTTCCAAGGACACTATTACCTGGGGTGCGCAGTTCTCGATTGAGAGACCGTCAGAAAGAAGAGAGGGAGTTTTTAGTAAAACAGGCTTTCATAGAAGACATGGTACAGGAAAACAAGCTGCTATCCATTCTTCTTGGAAAGGAAGCTGCTAAAAGAGCTGTTTTATGGAAAGCTGAGTTGCTTCCAGATTCCAGCAAAGGTTTTCAGTTGCCTGATTTAACTTCTACAACTGGAACCTCTGTGGCAAACATGCCAAATATTAGTTCTGCCAAAAAAAGTGGTCATTATCTGCTTGATGATGAGATGAGTTTGTATATGGATTCTTTGACTAATATAGATATTGGTGGCGATGATCTTCCCTATCACTTCGAAACTGATTCCGGAGCATTGGCTTGTGTGGGTTGTGGAATCCTTGGTTTTCCATTTATGGCTGTGATACAACCAACTGAGAAATTGACAATGGAACTTCCTGATAATCATCTAATTCAAGTTTCCTCTTCGGACTCTACTGCTGGTCTTCATAGTTCCATATCAC GGGATCTATCTTTTTCTGAACTTTCATCAGTAAAGGAGATGCCAGATCAATCATTAAATAAGTGCAGTAAGTGTTGGAACACCTCCAGTAAATTTTTTAGGCCTCGGATTTTCTGCCTGGGGCATGCTGTTCAAATAGTAGATATGTTGCAGAGCAAAGGTGGAGCCAATGTGCTTATAATTTGCCATTCAG ACTATCAGAAAATAAAGGCACATGCCAGCGAAGTTGCGGTAGAGATACATAGTGCTTTTGATTATAATGAGGTTCCATTAGATACGGCATCCCCAGAAAATTTAACCTTGATAGATCTGGCTGTTGATGGTGAAGAGCTTGATGAATGTGAAGATTGGACATCAACACTTGGCATTAACCTACGGAATTGGGTCCATACAAGAAATAATGCTCCTTCTAAACAAGTTCCTTGGACACTTGGGACATTGTTCCATGATAAATGTCCTGCTTCAAATATTTTAGCTTTAAATTGGCAGTCTCGGAGATTCCGGTCGAAAAGGTCAAGCCATTTAGCTCAGACTAAATCCTCTCACAGCATTGAGAGAAAGAAGGATGATCGGTTGGGTGGAAGAATAAATGACTCCACTGCTGACAAGAAGCTAATTCAATATTCAAGAAGGAAGTTCAAGTCAAAGCACACGTGTTTCCCTGTAGCAAACATGGTCTGTGAACTCCAAGAGAAGTCCCAAAAGGTGTCTGCTACTTTAAGTGCGAATCATGATAGTTGTGTTTCTAAAACTCTTCAAGCTGAGGATTTAAGGACAGAGTGTGCATTGCCATGTGCTTCTGCTTGTACTGAAATGTCTTCAATGCATCCTGAAATCCAGATTGCTGAAATGCCCATTAGCACGAAAATGATTGCTGCTAAGTCACAACCTTCAAATTCCATTCCTGATCATGTTTTAATGATTGAAAAACTTGGAGCAGAGATTGAGAGTCAAACGATGCAGGAATCATATGTAGACAGAAATAATGATTTAACGCTCAGTCATTCTAAGATGCACCACAATACCAATGTCTCAGAAATATGTGGCAAGGAGAGCCAGGATTGTCAGTACAAGAAATGTTCTAGCACACTTTCAAATGCACCAGATGGAAATATTGAAATGATTAAAAAGACTGAAATTGCAGAAGCAGTTATCATTGATAGCCACTGTAATAGGTTAACATTGGATGATCAAGGGCATCAAGAATATCAGTCTAACTACAAAAGCAACAATGAGGAAGCTGCTGTATCAACTGCTTCAATGGTAAATCAATCTACACTTGCTTCTGTGGATGGAAACGTTGAAAGTccaaataataatcatatctCAGAAAGAATTAGTAGTCCTATTTTCCTAGAAAAGGCAAATGAGGAAGGAATTGATTCTATAAGCGAAATGGACAAGGAACCTCGAATTAATGAAAGCCCAATTAGCAAACATACTCCAAACGAAGTTTGTGAAGTTCGAAGAGAGCTTTATGCTTCTGTAGACTTGCAAAGTAACGGAATCTTGGATGATGAGCAACAAGTAACTCAGGGTGGAAAAAATAGCAAAAGGGAAATAACTCATGTTTCAACTGAACAATGTTGTCCTTCGTCTGGGCAGTGTCAGATTgaaagtgtaaaaaaaattaatgaggACCCTGTTTGCAGTTATGCTGCAAAAGGTGAAAATAAAAGCGTAACTTCAATAGAGTTAGGATGTTCTGAAGTTTCAGTGGAAGCATGTCCTAGCAAAGATTCCTGTATGCAATTTATTccagataaagaaaaagaaatgacaaaCCAGTCAGTTAATAGAATTGATGAGGAACTTTTCTCTGGATCGGATACATCGACAAAAGACTCTTTCCTATCAGTGCAGGAATGCTCAAAAATTGAGAACGAGATTTATGTTACAGAAAACATAAATGAAATCAAAGCTGATTTGTCACAATATAAAAGGGGGCTGGAGAGTTGTGAGTTAGCTACAGAAGTTCCCAGATTAAATtctgagaataaaaaaaagaggaaagTGGAACGAACAGGGAACCGATCTAATTCTGACAACTTTATTAGAAGTCCATGTGAGGGGCTGAGGCCAAGAGCTGGGAAGTTTGCCGCTGGAAAAAGTGGAGTGGAAATCAACCAAGTTGACAAGGAAAATCAGGTGGCTAAACGGGCAAGGAGATCTTCTGAAGTTTTGGTTCTtcgcaaaaataaaaaagatggtGTTAAAAAGTCCCACAAGTGCGACCTCGATGGTTGCCGAATGAGTTTCAAGACTAAGGCAGAGTTACTGTTGCATAAACGAAACCTTTGCCCACATGAAGGGTGTGGTAAGAAGTTCAGTTCCCACAAATATGCTTTGCTTCACCAGCGAGTTCATGATGATGAGAGGCCCCTTAAGTGTCCATGGAAAGGTTGTTCCATGTCGTTCAAGTGGGCTTGGGCAAGGACAGAGCACATACGCGTACATACTGGGGAGAAGCCTTATCACTGCAAGGTGGAGGGATGCGGCCTTTCATTCAG GTATATGCTACGATGGCCGGcccaaaagaaagaaaattaa
- the LOC108325998 gene encoding lysine-specific demethylase ELF6 isoform X1, which translates to MGSVEIPNWLKELPLAPEFRPTDTEFADPIAYISKIEKQASNFGICKIIPPLPKPSKKYVFSNLNRSLLKCPDLSPDNSSLGVCNSLKFGSGDGSSDGVSRAVFTTRHQELGQTQSVKKAKGTVQNPQSGVHKQVWQSGEVYTLEQFESKSKSFARSLLGSVKDVSPLVIESMFWKATLEKPIYVEYANDVPGSAFEESKGQFHYSHRRLRKRTYYKSRLDSSDCKQTVMGCGRDTQIDDTKGASVQSDADKCLRMTKSVDTVSTFSSNDDSQPFKEKSSDTGNDMQGTAGWKLSNSPWNLQVIARSSGSLTRFMPDDIPGVTSPMVYIGMLFSWFAWHVEDHELHSMNFLHTGSSKTWYAVPGDYAFAFEEVIRTEGYGGNIDHLAALKLLGEKTTLLSPEVIVASGIPCCRLTQNPGEFVVTFPRAYHVGFSHGFNCGEAANFGTPQWLSVAKEAAVRRAAMNYLPMLSHQQLLYLLTMSFISSVPRTLLPGVRSSRLRDRQKEEREFLVKQAFIEDMVQENKLLSILLGKEAAKRAVLWKAELLPDSSKGFQLPDLTSTTGTSVANMPNISSAKKSGHYLLDDEMSLYMDSLTNIDIGGDDLPYHFETDSGALACVGCGILGFPFMAVIQPTEKLTMELPDNHLIQVSSSDSTAGLHSSISRDLSFSELSSVKEMPDQSLNKCSKCWNTSSKFFRPRIFCLGHAVQIVDMLQSKGGANVLIICHSDYQKIKAHASEVAVEIHSAFDYNEVPLDTASPENLTLIDLAVDGEELDECEDWTSTLGINLRNWVHTRNNAPSKQVPWTLGTLFHDKCPASNILALNWQSRRFRSKRSSHLAQTKSSHSIERKKDDRLGGRINDSTADKKLIQYSRRKFKSKHTCFPVANMVCELQEKSQKVSATLSANHDSCVSKTLQAEDLRTECALPCASACTEMSSMHPEIQIAEMPISTKMIAAKSQPSNSIPDHVLMIEKLGAEIESQTMQESYVDRNNDLTLSHSKMHHNTNVSEICGKESQDCQYKKCSSTLSNAPDGNIEMIKKTEIAEAVIIDSHCNRLTLDDQGHQEYQSNYKSNNEEAAVSTASMVNQSTLASVDGNVESPNNNHISERISSPIFLEKANEEGIDSISEMDKEPRINESPISKHTPNEVCEVRRELYASVDLQSNGILDDEQQVTQGGKNSKREITHVSTEQCCPSSGQCQIESVKKINEDPVCSYAAKGENKSVTSIELGCSEVSVEACPSKDSCMQFIPDKEKEMTNQSVNRIDEELFSGSDTSTKDSFLSVQECSKIENEIYVTENINEIKADLSQYKRGLESCELATEVPRLNSENKKKRKVERTGNRSNSDNFIRSPCEGLRPRAGKFAAGKSGVEINQVDKENQVAKRARRSSEVLVLRKNKKDGVKKSHKCDLDGCRMSFKTKAELLLHKRNLCPHEGCGKKFSSHKYALLHQRVHDDERPLKCPWKGCSMSFKWAWARTEHIRVHTGEKPYHCKVEGCGLSFRFVSDFSRHRRKTGHHVKPPA; encoded by the exons atgGGTAGTGTTGAAATCCCCAATTGGCTGAAAGAGTTGCCACTGGCCCCGGAATTTCGCCCTACGGACACCGAATTTGCTGACCCAATTGCTTACATTTCAAAGATTGAGAAACAAGCTTCCAACTTCGGGATTTGTAAGATTATCCCACCATTGCCCAAACCTTCAAAAAAATATGTCTTTTCTAATTTGAATAGGTCACTCTTGAAGTGCCCGGATTTGAGTCCAGATAACAGTTCATTAGGTGTTTGTAACTCATTGAAATTCGGTTCTGGGGATGGTAGTAGTGATGGGGTGTCTCGAGCTGTGTTTACTACTAGGCATCAAGAACTAGGGCAGACTCAGAGTGTGAAAAAAGCCAAAGGAACGGTTCAGAATCCACAGTCAGGTGTTCATAAGCAAGTATGGCAAAGCGGGGAGGTTTATACTCTGGAACAGTTTGAGTCTAAATCGAAGTCTTTTGCAAGAAGCTTGCTAGGGTCAGTGAAGGATGTTTCTCCGCTGGTTATAGAGTCTATGTTTTGGAAGGCAACTTTAGAAAAGCCAATATATGTGGAGTATGCGAATGACGTGCCTGGGTCTGCTTTTGAAGAGTCAAAGGGTCAATTTCATTATAGTCATAGAAGGCTAAGAAAAAGGACTTATTATAAGAGTAGGCTAGATAGCTCTGATTGTAAACAAACTGTAATGGGTTGCGGAAGAGATACCCAAATTGATGACACTAAGGGTGCTTCTGTCCAAAGTGACGCTGACAAATGTTTACGGATGACCAAATCAGTTGATACTGTGTCAACATTTTCATCGAATGATGATTCACAACCTTTTAAAGAAAAGAGTTCAGATACCGGCAATGATATGCAAGGGACTGCTGGTTGGAAGCTTTCAAACAGTCCTTGGAACCTGCAAGTTATTGCACGATCGTCTGGCTCATTGACACGTTTTATGCCGGATGATATTCCTGGTGTGACTTCACCTATGGTATACATTGGTATGCTGTTCAGTTGGTTTGCTTGGCACGTAGAGGATCATGAGCTTCACAGCATGAATTTTCTTCACACTGGCTCATCAAAGACATGGTATGCTGTTCCTGGAGATTATGCGTTTGCTTTTGAGGAAGTCATACGCACTGAGGGTTATGGTGGTAATATTGATCATTTAG CCGCTTTGAAACTTTTGGGTGAAAAAACAACTCTTTTGTCACCTGAGGTAATTGTTGCATCTGGAATTCCTTGTTGCAG GTTGACACAGAACCCTGGTGAATTTGTTGTGACTTTTCCAAGAGCTTATCATGTAGGATTCAGCCATG GTTTTAACTGTGGGGAAGCTGCTAACTTTGGAACTCCACAATGGCTTAGTGTAGCCAAGGAGGCTGCAGTGCGCAGAGCTGCAATGAACTATCTTCCCATGCTTTCCCATCAGCAACTGCTTTACTTACTGACCATGTCTTTTATTTCAAG CGTTCCAAGGACACTATTACCTGGGGTGCGCAGTTCTCGATTGAGAGACCGTCAGAAAGAAGAGAGGGAGTTTTTAGTAAAACAGGCTTTCATAGAAGACATGGTACAGGAAAACAAGCTGCTATCCATTCTTCTTGGAAAGGAAGCTGCTAAAAGAGCTGTTTTATGGAAAGCTGAGTTGCTTCCAGATTCCAGCAAAGGTTTTCAGTTGCCTGATTTAACTTCTACAACTGGAACCTCTGTGGCAAACATGCCAAATATTAGTTCTGCCAAAAAAAGTGGTCATTATCTGCTTGATGATGAGATGAGTTTGTATATGGATTCTTTGACTAATATAGATATTGGTGGCGATGATCTTCCCTATCACTTCGAAACTGATTCCGGAGCATTGGCTTGTGTGGGTTGTGGAATCCTTGGTTTTCCATTTATGGCTGTGATACAACCAACTGAGAAATTGACAATGGAACTTCCTGATAATCATCTAATTCAAGTTTCCTCTTCGGACTCTACTGCTGGTCTTCATAGTTCCATATCAC GGGATCTATCTTTTTCTGAACTTTCATCAGTAAAGGAGATGCCAGATCAATCATTAAATAAGTGCAGTAAGTGTTGGAACACCTCCAGTAAATTTTTTAGGCCTCGGATTTTCTGCCTGGGGCATGCTGTTCAAATAGTAGATATGTTGCAGAGCAAAGGTGGAGCCAATGTGCTTATAATTTGCCATTCAG ACTATCAGAAAATAAAGGCACATGCCAGCGAAGTTGCGGTAGAGATACATAGTGCTTTTGATTATAATGAGGTTCCATTAGATACGGCATCCCCAGAAAATTTAACCTTGATAGATCTGGCTGTTGATGGTGAAGAGCTTGATGAATGTGAAGATTGGACATCAACACTTGGCATTAACCTACGGAATTGGGTCCATACAAGAAATAATGCTCCTTCTAAACAAGTTCCTTGGACACTTGGGACATTGTTCCATGATAAATGTCCTGCTTCAAATATTTTAGCTTTAAATTGGCAGTCTCGGAGATTCCGGTCGAAAAGGTCAAGCCATTTAGCTCAGACTAAATCCTCTCACAGCATTGAGAGAAAGAAGGATGATCGGTTGGGTGGAAGAATAAATGACTCCACTGCTGACAAGAAGCTAATTCAATATTCAAGAAGGAAGTTCAAGTCAAAGCACACGTGTTTCCCTGTAGCAAACATGGTCTGTGAACTCCAAGAGAAGTCCCAAAAGGTGTCTGCTACTTTAAGTGCGAATCATGATAGTTGTGTTTCTAAAACTCTTCAAGCTGAGGATTTAAGGACAGAGTGTGCATTGCCATGTGCTTCTGCTTGTACTGAAATGTCTTCAATGCATCCTGAAATCCAGATTGCTGAAATGCCCATTAGCACGAAAATGATTGCTGCTAAGTCACAACCTTCAAATTCCATTCCTGATCATGTTTTAATGATTGAAAAACTTGGAGCAGAGATTGAGAGTCAAACGATGCAGGAATCATATGTAGACAGAAATAATGATTTAACGCTCAGTCATTCTAAGATGCACCACAATACCAATGTCTCAGAAATATGTGGCAAGGAGAGCCAGGATTGTCAGTACAAGAAATGTTCTAGCACACTTTCAAATGCACCAGATGGAAATATTGAAATGATTAAAAAGACTGAAATTGCAGAAGCAGTTATCATTGATAGCCACTGTAATAGGTTAACATTGGATGATCAAGGGCATCAAGAATATCAGTCTAACTACAAAAGCAACAATGAGGAAGCTGCTGTATCAACTGCTTCAATGGTAAATCAATCTACACTTGCTTCTGTGGATGGAAACGTTGAAAGTccaaataataatcatatctCAGAAAGAATTAGTAGTCCTATTTTCCTAGAAAAGGCAAATGAGGAAGGAATTGATTCTATAAGCGAAATGGACAAGGAACCTCGAATTAATGAAAGCCCAATTAGCAAACATACTCCAAACGAAGTTTGTGAAGTTCGAAGAGAGCTTTATGCTTCTGTAGACTTGCAAAGTAACGGAATCTTGGATGATGAGCAACAAGTAACTCAGGGTGGAAAAAATAGCAAAAGGGAAATAACTCATGTTTCAACTGAACAATGTTGTCCTTCGTCTGGGCAGTGTCAGATTgaaagtgtaaaaaaaattaatgaggACCCTGTTTGCAGTTATGCTGCAAAAGGTGAAAATAAAAGCGTAACTTCAATAGAGTTAGGATGTTCTGAAGTTTCAGTGGAAGCATGTCCTAGCAAAGATTCCTGTATGCAATTTATTccagataaagaaaaagaaatgacaaaCCAGTCAGTTAATAGAATTGATGAGGAACTTTTCTCTGGATCGGATACATCGACAAAAGACTCTTTCCTATCAGTGCAGGAATGCTCAAAAATTGAGAACGAGATTTATGTTACAGAAAACATAAATGAAATCAAAGCTGATTTGTCACAATATAAAAGGGGGCTGGAGAGTTGTGAGTTAGCTACAGAAGTTCCCAGATTAAATtctgagaataaaaaaaagaggaaagTGGAACGAACAGGGAACCGATCTAATTCTGACAACTTTATTAGAAGTCCATGTGAGGGGCTGAGGCCAAGAGCTGGGAAGTTTGCCGCTGGAAAAAGTGGAGTGGAAATCAACCAAGTTGACAAGGAAAATCAGGTGGCTAAACGGGCAAGGAGATCTTCTGAAGTTTTGGTTCTtcgcaaaaataaaaaagatggtGTTAAAAAGTCCCACAAGTGCGACCTCGATGGTTGCCGAATGAGTTTCAAGACTAAGGCAGAGTTACTGTTGCATAAACGAAACCTTTGCCCACATGAAGGGTGTGGTAAGAAGTTCAGTTCCCACAAATATGCTTTGCTTCACCAGCGAGTTCATGATGATGAGAGGCCCCTTAAGTGTCCATGGAAAGGTTGTTCCATGTCGTTCAAGTGGGCTTGGGCAAGGACAGAGCACATACGCGTACATACTGGGGAGAAGCCTTATCACTGCAAGGTGGAGGGATGCGGCCTTTCATTCAGGTTTGTATCTGATTTTAGCAGACACAGACGGAAAACGGGACACCATGTGAAACCTCCTGCTTGA
- the LOC108325204 gene encoding protein LYK5, with the protein MCKSRKSTAAAQPESRRSTNSNRSMTNSPRPHRTQTLTSSSSNYDTSTSEVPVTESRSYVFENNNTNTNDLLEWSKTSSISSRASLSSLKDTLPESPNIYHFSEISAATANFSAPRLSSSSWRCLIRHRDVVVSRRNFRQQIDLPELSHRLAIICRSHHSSLVKLLGASVSGGVIFLVYEFVPGASLADCLRNRRNPSYTDLVTWTSRMQIASDIAHGLDYIHNFSGSDSGSGSGSGFIHNHIKSSSIVITEDNLRAKICHFGSSHLCGEAVAGTGEESGARRVRIEGTRGYMAPEFQVSGVATKKSDVYAFGVVVLELLSGEEAVKFKFNDDGSYQRTSVVDTARVAAGEYGGVRKWVDGRLRDSFPLSVAERMVRVGLDCVGNDPNERPDMGRVSIEVSKLYLESKDWDQKMGTDIDLTVSLAPR; encoded by the coding sequence ATGTGCAAATCCAGAAAGAGCACCGCTGCGGCACAACCCGAAAGCAGACGAAGCACAAACTCAAATAGAAGCATGACCAATTCCCCTCGTCCTCACCGGACGCAAACCCTAACATCGTCATCGTCCAACTACGATACCTCCACGAGCGAAGTCCCCGTCACAGAATCAAGAAGCTACGTGTTCGAAAACAACAACACCAACACCAACGACTTATTAGAGTGGTCAAAAACCTCTTCTATCTCAAGCCGCGCCTCTCTCTCAAGCCTCAAAGACACGCTCCCTGAAAGCCCTAACATCTACCACTTTTCAGAGATTTCCGCTGCCACCGCCAACTTCTCCGCCCCACGCCTCTCTTCCTCCTCCTGGCGCTGCTTAATCCGCCACCGCGATGTTGTTGTCTCTCGCCGCAATTTCCGCCAACAAATCGACCTCCCGGAGCTCAGCCACCGCCTCGCCATCATCTGCCGGAGTCACCACAGCAGCCTCGTCAAGCTCCTCGGCGCCTCCGTCTCCGGCGGTGTCATCTTTCTCGTTTACGAATTTGTCCCCGGCGCCAGCCTCGCCGACTGCCTCCGTAACCGCCGAAACCCTAGCTACACCGATCTCGTCACGTGGACCTCTAGGATGCAGATCGCCTCCGACATCGCGCATGGCCTCGATTACATCCACAATTTCTCCGGTTCAGACTCCGGTTCGGGATCCGGTTCTGGTTTCATTCATAATCACATCAAGAGTTCCAGCATTGTTATCACGGAGGATAATTTGCGCGCGAAAATATGCCACTTCGGCTCGTCGCATCTGTGCGGCGAGGCGGTCGCCGGAACTGGTGAGGAATCCGGTGCGCGGAGGGTGAGGATCGAGGGGACAAGAGGGTACATGGCGCCGGAATTTCAGGTCAGCGGCGTAGCGACGAAGAAGAGCGACGTGTACGCGTTCGGCGTGGTGGTTTTGGAGCTGCTGAGCGGGGAAGAGGCGGTGAAATTCAAATTCAACGACGACGGCAGTTATCAGAGGACGAGCGTGGTGGATACGGCGAGAGTTGCGGCGGGGGAATACGGCGGTGTAAGGAAGTGGGTGGATGGGAGGCTGAGGGATTCTTTTCCGTTGAGTGTGGCGGAGAGGATGGTTCGGGTCGGATTAGACTGTGTCGGGAATGACCCGAATGAGAGACCGGACATGGGTCGGGTCTCGATTGAGGTGTCAAAGTTGTACCTGGAGTCGAAGGACTGGGATCAGAAAATGGGAACCGATATTGACTTGACGGTCTCGTTGGCCCCACGGTGA